The Thalassomonas actiniarum genome contains the following window.
AGCAGAGTTCATTTCGCGATACCGGCTTTTTAATGCAACAAATGGAACTGAGGGAACTGATCGCCGAGGTGAAATTCTCCGATGATCCCGAAAGTGCCTATAGCGAGGCCGAGCAGACGCTTAATAGCCAATATCAGCAGTTATTTGACCAGTTAACACAGCAGCTGGCACAAGATAATAGCGAGTCTGATACACTCGCCTGTGATAATCTGCGCAAATTAAAATTTTATCAGAAACTTCATCTTGAGCTCGAACGTCTCGAAGAGCAGATATTTGAAGATTAAACTTTTCTTTTTCTTATAAAGGAAATCGTTCCAACCATGGCCTTATTACAAATTGCTGAGCCCGGACAGAGCACAGTACCTCATGAGCACCGACTCGCTGCCGGCATTGACTTGGGGACAACTAACTCTTTAGTTGCCAGCGTCAAAAGCGGTTTAACCGAAACTTTAGCCGATGCAAATGGCGATGATATCCTGCCCTCTGTGGTCAGCTACCAGGCTCAGGAAATCCTGACGGGCAAGGCAGCAGAAGCTTTTGCCGTCAGCGATGCCGAAAATACTATTGTTTCGGCCAAGCGCCTGATCGGCCGTTCTTTGCAGGATATCCGGGGAAAATACCCGTCCCTGCCTTACAGCTTTAGCGGTGATGAAAACCATCCCGATATCCAGACCCGCCAGGGCACGGTAAACCCGGTGCAGGTGTCGTCAGAAATATTAAAAACCTTGTCGCAGCGTGCAGAAAGTGCCCTGGGGGGAGAGTTAACCGGTGTGGTGATCACAGTTCCCGCCTATTTTGACGATGCCCAAAGGCAAAGCACTAAAGATGCGGCTAAGCTTGCCGGATTAAATGTCTTGCGCCTGCTAAACGAGCCAACGGCTGCTGCCGTGGCCTACGGCCTTGATAGCGGGCAGGAAGGGGTGATAGCGGTTTACGACCTTGGTGGCGGTACTTTTGATATTTCCATCTTAAGGTTAAACAAAGGGGTATTTGAAGTCCTGGCTACCGGCGGGGATTCGGCCCTGGGCGGTGATGACTTTGATGTTAGCCTGGTTGATCACCTTATTGCTGAAGCCGGACTGGCACGTCCGCTGTCTGCTTCCATGGAACGCCAGTTATCGCAACAGGCGCGTTTTGCCAAAGAGCAGTTAAGCGCACAGGATACGGTAGAAATCAGCCTGTCACTTGATGATGAGCACAGCTGGAATACCCAGCTGAGCAAAGCAACTTTTGAACAGCTTATTTCATCTTTGGTGGCAAAAACCTTAAGGGCTTGTAAGCGCAGCTTAAAAGATGCCGGTATCAGCGTGGATGAGGTTCATGAAGTGGTCATGGTCGGCGGCTCTACCCGGGTGCCTTTGGTGCGCAGCGAAGTGGAAAAATATTTCCAGCGTACGCCGCTCACCTCGATCGATCCCGATAAGGTGGTTGCCATGGGCGCAGCCATTCAGGCAGACGTATTGGCGGGCAACAAACCCGACAGCGATATGTTATTGCTTGATGTTATTCCTTTGTCGCTGGGTCTTGAAACCATGGGCGGCCTGGTGGAAAAAGTGATCCCGAGAAATACCACTATCCCGGTGGCCAAAGCGCAGGAGTTCACCACCTTTAAAGACGGACAAACGGCGATGGCCATCCATGTCTTACAAGGGGAGCGTGAACTGGTCGATGCCTGTCGTTCGCTGGCGCGTTTCGAATTAAGGGGCATACCGGCGATGACCGCGGGCGCCGCCCATATCAGGGTCACCTTTAAGGTTGATGCCGATGGCCTGTTACATGTTTCGGCGATGGAAAAATCCACCGGGGTTGAGGCCAGCATTGAAGTGAAACCTTCATTTGGTCTGGACGACAGCCAAATTGCCAATATGATCAAAGATTCCATGAGCCATGCCAAGGAAGACATAGAGGCGCGTATGCTCAAAGAGCAGCAGGTTGAAGCCAAGCGGGTGATAGAATCGGTGCAGTCGGCCTTGCTCGAAGACGGCAAATTGCTGAGCGATGAAGAGCGCCAGCTGATCGATGCCAATATTAAAGATTTACATGAAATCAGCCAAAAAACAGATGTTGCCGATATTGAAGCGGCAATTGAGAAATTAAATCAGAGTACCGCGACTTTTGCAGAACGCCGCATGGATGCTTCCATACGCACCGCATTAGCCGGTCATTCGGTAGACGAGGTTTAAATTATGCCTAAGATTATTTTTCTTCCACATGAAGAATTATGCCCGGACGGAGCCGTGGTGGAAGCAAAAACGGGTGAGAGCGTATTAAACGTTGCCCTGGAAAACGATATCGGCATTGAACATGCCTGTGAGAAGGTCTGCGCCTGTACCACCTGTCATGTGATTATCCGGGAAGGTTTTGATTCTTTAGAAGAAAGCGATGAACTCGAAGATGATTTACTGGATAAGGCCTGGGGTTTGGAGCCTGAATCCCGTTTAGGCTGCCAGGCGGTTGTTGCCGACGAAGATCTGGTGGTGGAAATTCCCAAATATACCATCAATATGGTTTCTGAGAATCACTAAATTTAGTTAACTTTAGAAAGTTAGAAAATGAAAAGGGTAATAACAGGTTGATGTTATTACCCTTTTTTTATTTTGGGTGGTTTTGGCTGAAATGTCCATCGTATGTTCTCTTTGGGAAAAGATAAAAATATATTAAAAATCAATGAAGCATAAAGTCATTTTTTAACTAAATCTCATGTGTTTATTTTTCACTGTAAGTTCATTTTAAGACTTTATTTATTGAAATAAGCGGTCATCACTTTCCAACCGAACAGTTAAAAATTGACTTTACGCTGGAAAACCAGACATTGCTGATACTTGAAGTGAGGCCATTTAAAGCAAAGGAGCTTGGGTCAGTCAGAGGCGCAAAGAGTGGTGCTCTGCGCCTCTGTTGTCTCGAGTTAAGGTTGTTTATTCAATGGTAATGGTTACCCGCTCTGTGTAGCTGTAGTTACCTGTACTATCGAATACTTGATAACTGAAACTGTCCGTGCCTGTAGCCCCGTCACTTGCCGTGTAGGTAAACTCATTGCTGCCACTGGTTAAGCTCACCGTGCCTTTAGCAGGCTCATCCACCAAGGAGTAGCTGTAGTTTGTATTACCCGGTAATGTGCCTGTAATTGTGTTTCCATCAGCGACTGAGGTTGCGACTTTAATGCCTCGGCTGCTTTGGGCAACCGAGCCATAGAAACGACCGTCATTGCCATTTGTGGTGCTGTCTTGAGCTTTATCAATCTGGTTAAACTGATAATTTGCTACCAAGTTCGCTTCATTGTCTGTTACCTTGCTGTACATAGACTGCTGTATTTCACTTTGACTGCGAGCGACTTTCCATAGCCGTACATCATCCATCTCACCCATCCAGTAATCTCTATTGGAAATATTGACACTCCATGTTCCCAGCCTTAAGTTTATTGGCGAGTTGTATGTTGTCAGACCCGAGATGGATTCAGTCGCCAGCAACTCACCGTCAACGTATAACATGGCCGTTTGACTACTGCGGTCAACCACGCCGGCTATGTGATACCAACGTTCTGTTGACATAACCACTTCGCCTGTCGCGAATACCGTGTTGGTACCGTCAGCCAAAAATAGTGTCGGCTTAAATATGCCGCTATTTTGGCTAAAACGTAATAACCAACCCAAGTTAGCGTCTGTTCCTTCTTTTTTGCTGACAATATTTCTAAAGTCGTTCAGGCTATTGGCATCGGCATAAACCCAAGCTTCAACCGTAAAGCTATCATCAAATTCAATCGTGCTGTTACTGGTGACTTCGACATAATCACCGTTGCCATCAAATGATAATGAACGGTCTGTACTGGCAACAGAAGTTGGTGAGCCGTATAAGTCCATATTATAGTTGCCGGCCATGTCAGTGATGCTTGCCGTATCCGAATCATCAAAATTAAAATAGAATTGCAAATTACGGTCAGATGTTGATGCGCCAAGTGCCATGCCCTGTTTGATTTCATCTGCTGTTTTGGCAATATTCCATAAACGAGTCTCGTCCATGGCCCCGGCGAAGAAATACTCTTTAAAAGTCTTATGGGCACCGAGAATTAGGTCGCCAAGCGATTTTTCCATTGGATTAGTGCTCTGCGCTTCCATCTTGCCGTTTAAATATAAAGATAACGTTGATGTCGCTATATCAAAGGTTACCGCAACATGATTCCATGTATTAGGAATAACGGTTGATATAGTTTCGCTCGAAGACCCGCCCAAGAAACAATAAATTTTACCAGAAGTGGTCACGCCAAAGATGGTTCGCCCAGTGCCGGAACTGTTTGATTGTTGAATCAGATGCATGTTTTCACTGCGAATTTCATCCGCCTTAAACCAAGTTTCAATGGTAAATGAGGTTTGCGAGGGATCAAAACCGGCGTTCATTGGGATCCTGGCGTATTGATTTTCGCCATCAAAACGAATGGCTTGATTAAAACCAACAGCAATTGCAGTATCCAACTGTGCTGTGTGTTCAACCAATGCCCAATCTGAACAGGCCGTTGTGCCGGTATCAATTCCATCATTTGGCACAACACAGAATCTAAGGTGTTTTCCAGCATCAGATGTCACTATGGTATATGAAGCAGCATTTTCGCCCGATATTGTCATTGTATTTGAACCGGCCGAATCATCGGCAAGTTGCCAACTCAACGAGCTGCCGTTTTCCTGGTCATCTTCATTATCACTATAAGTATATGAGCCTGTTAGGGTATATCCTACTTCTACTGTACCTTCGATACTGGCATTAGCTGCCGTTGGCGCAGTATTCGCGGGGGGCTCTACATAGGAGCCACAGGCTTCACCGGTACCATTACATAGATCAAAAGATAATTGGGTGGTGTAGGTCTGTGCTTCTAGGGGCGTGCTAATTAAACCACCCAAGGTTAAGTCTTCCAGGTTCAAATTGAATTCTGTGTCGATGAATGGTCCGAAAGAGCCTTTTTCAAAGATTGTTCCTTGGTTGCCATACAGAATAACTTGGTTGGCGGTACAAATGGCTTCTTGTACATTATAAGAGACTTCCACTACTTTAAATGGCAACTGTATTTTTGAACTTAGTGTACTTTCATTATTAAACACAGGGTTTGCATCAACAGAAAGTGACGCGTTAATAATGCCGTCGCCATTAACATCGTGGCTGTGTTCAGGTGTAAATTCCAAGTTATCCCTTGGGTCAAAAATATACTCAGTGCCGTCTTCCAAGGTCAATGTTGCCATTGGGCTAAACTCAATGGAAAATTCTTGATATAAATCGGCTATTGCACTGACAAAAGTATCTAATGTAGTGAAGTTCAATCGATAGAATAAGTCTTCGCCGGCAGGATAGAAATAACCTTCATTGCACTTTTCTTGAGAACCTTGCATTAATTGGAATCCTGCACCTGCATACCAGGCCTCCCAGTTTTTCCCCCAGTAGATTTCTTTATTTATCCACTCATCTTGCTCAATTTTCGCAACCAATCGCAGTGAGTCAATATCGCTGTTCGTTTCATCTGTGTAGCACTGTTCCAGGTCATTTGCATCTTTACAGCGGACACCGGCGACAGTAATCGATTCAGCCGTAACATCCTTGGTGTAGCTACCTTCATCAATCGTTGTTTCACCATTCCAGCTGTCCACCAAACTGGATGCAACTTTGAAATGAACATCATTCATGCTGAGGGTGGCAGCGAGATTGAACGAAGGAGAATTAGCCACAAAGTTAGCTTCTTCATCCAATGTCATATTGGTGGAGAGTTTAACTGTATTACCGGCCTCAACTTCATCCGGGTAGCTGACTTCCAGAGTCAGGGGAAGATCGGCATTGACCCAACCACCAGAGAGGCTTAACGTTGGAGAAAATGAAGCTGTGCCGGATAGCTGCAGATCAATAAGTCCAACACCGATAGCCCCCGACAGTCCCGACGTATCAATGTTAATGTTACCTAAATCCTGAGTAAAGGTGGTGCCGATATCAACGGTCTCAGCCATGGACAATGTCAACATATCGCTCACCACGTTTTCTCCCCAAATACTTGAGTCAGCTGTGACATCCATGGTTAAGATATGGCTTAATTGCGCCAAATCATTGATTTTAACAGAAATCACCGCTTCATCAGATTCACCGTAAAGGTCGGTGACGCGAACATTGAGTGTATAGCTTGAAGCCTCTTCATAGTCCAAACGGGCAACCGACTCGCTAATAGAGAGTTCGCCACTGGCAGGGTCTAGAGCAAACTTGCCGGATTCATTGCCTGAAACCAGGGTAAATGTCACACTATCGCCAACATCATTTGCCACAGCGGTTAACGTACCAAGGGTAGAACCGCCCAAGCTATATTCACTGATAGAGAATGTTTGTGCTTCAATTGTTGGCGGATTGTTGACAGTGATTGCCATGCCAGTTTGTATCCATAACTGCGCAGAGCCGACGCTATACAGCTGGTAAGTTACACCATCAACAACTTGGGTTGTACCAGTAAGCATCCATTGCTGATTGCTTGAATAAACCAAGTCATCGCTATCGCCCTTGATGAGTACTTGTGAATTACTGCTGACGCTTTTGTTCAAGCTCAGAATATTGGCACCTGTGCCACCAATATCAAAGACTTCAATACTGCGCACTTTTGCAGAAGCCGTCGCCAAGTTCAGGGTAATACCTGAGCCGGTCAATTGGATGGTATCGGTGCCGCCACCACCGTCGATTCTCAAAAAGTCGCTATTGCCCAATAAAATGGTATCGTTGCCTGGGCCTGAGTAAACAACTTGTGCACCATTTTTGGTGATCATATCATCACCACCGCCCGTAGCGATGTTGTCACCTTGGGCACCTGTGATATTGTCTGCACCTTGCGTGCCGTTTAAGGTAATTTCGTCGCCATTACCCAGTAGCACATAGAGTGCGCCGGATTTATTGAGGTCATTGGCGTCAGCATCTGGCGTACCAAAAAGAATGTCTTTAATGCTATCGCCATTGATATCGCCTGCACTGGAGATCCAATGTCCCAGTCCATTGTCCGCATTCCCCGTACTATAAAAGCCTCCTTGATAGTTTACGACATCACTTAAATAAATCGCCGAGGTATCATTTTTGCCATATACCGTATAAACACGGCCTTTTTTGGTTTCGGCGTATTGGTCACCAATAATAACGTCATCATAACCGTCACCATTTAAATCACCAGCACCGCCAATAGCACCAAAAATACGGTCGCCTGCATCGAAAGTGACTCCAGAGGCATCATTATGAATAACAAAGCCGCCATTGCCAGCGGCAATATCCGATAAACTAATGTCTACATTTTCACTATTACCAAAAATGATATAAGCACGCGGATGTTCCCAATCCGAACAGCAACCATCATCTGGCGCAACCAAGGCAATATCATCAATACCATCACCGTTTACATCGCCAACGGCTGAGGTGGTAAATCCGGGCGCACTGTTTGTCCAATACACGGACGATGTGAGTCGCCAGCCATATGAGCCGGTTTCAGGGATGATATCAAAACCGTTGCCGTCTTCGCTGATGGTATCATAGTCGACTGCACTGCCTCCTATACGGCCATACACTAACTTATTTACCCCGTCACTGTCTGAACTGTACGTTGGGTTGCGTTTATTAAATTGACTCTGGCTGACAATAAAATCGGTTAAACCATCGGAATTAAAATCGCCAACAGGTAAAACCTGCGTACCATACTGCCATGTATCAGTTTTAGTACGGCCACTTTGGCTAATGACAAAACCTGCATCATTATCATTACTGATAATATCTGCAGCTTGAACCTGAGTGCCATCACGCTTGCCGTAGACAACATAAGCAATACTTTCATTGGCGTTTTTAATATTGTTCTGAGATATACCGGATTTGGTTTTGGGTCTGGGGATTTCCCCTAAAATGATATCGGCTAAACCATCACCGTTAACATCGCCCAGTACAATTGAGCCACCGACCTGATCACGAGCATACTTGCCGTAAATGGCAAAGCCACTTTCGTCGGAATCGAGCGCAATATCGGCCAACTCAACCGCATTGGTGTCTTTTTTCCCGAATACCACATAAGCAGTGCCTGTTTCGGTTTCACTGCCATCAGAGTAGGGGGCGCCAACGACCAAATCGGAAAGGCCATCACCATTAATATCAACGCCGCCATTGACGGCAAATCCTGCTTTATCGCCGGCACCGGCACCATTGATAACAAAGCCGTTGATACCCTGTGCTGCATCTGTAAGCTCAGCCAACACACCGGTATTGTTGCCAAATAGCACGTAGGCCCGACCGGCATTGCCGCCGTTGGTATCATCTTGCGGGGCACCAATAATAATATCGTCGTAGCTGTCGCCATTGACATCACCGGCAGGCGCTACAGCCCAACCTGTCCAGTCATTTGCCGTTAAACCTTTAATTGTTTGCGCATCATTGTTTAGGGAGTCTGTAATATCCTTGATATTTACCGTGACGATTGTGGTTGTAACCAAACCTTGGCCATCGGTTGTCTGCACGGTTAAAACGTATTGATGAACGCCCGATTCAAAATCCAGCAGGCTACTATTGGCAACGGATATTTCTCCATTGTCGGCATCGATAGCAAATGCGCCACTGTCGTTACCGCTGGATATGGCATAGCTGTAATTTTCTAATGGAATGGTCCAAGAGCCTGCTTCAAAGACATAATAATGAAGGTCTAAAGTACCGTGGAGTGAGGGGAGAGTGGATTCACTGTCTGCATGTAAGTAACCGGAAAAGCTGCCAGATGAGATATCGGTAAAACGGAAAGCCGCATCGGTAATTTCATTGCTGGTTTTCACTGGCTGGACAAAAACAACCGGATTGGTGTAATGGTTTAAAAGTGATATGGTGGCCGCATTTGAACGGCTATTGTCTTTGTATTCAATAATGCCGGACTCACCGATAGTTGCGCCATTGCTATCATACAAGGTGCCGCTACCTTGTAGCATCAATAAACTGACGGCTTCTGCATCATGTTCGCCATCATCCAATTCATCCATGAACAGCTTGGTTTTTAAGTCGCTCAGGTGCGTTACACTAACATCAACCTGATTGCTATCATTGCTTGTTGCTACTGAAGTGAATAATGTGGGTGTCTGATAAAATGGACCGGAAAAGTTGAATGTTGATTTATTCTCTGTAATGATTTCTGCTGTTTGATTGACTTCAAACGGTCTGTCTTGCCATATCCCTTGCGCTGCCTCGGCAAAAGCAATCCAGCCAACGGTTTCACCGCCTGTCACATTGTCGATAGCGTCAATCGCACTGTTTATTTGTAAACTGCTTTCAATGATGGATTGGAATCCGGTGGTTGTGGGGTTTTGTTGCCGTGTTCTGGTTAATAATTGGTAGCCCCATTTATAGGTCGAAGTATCGTTATAGAGCGTATAATGCGCACGATATTGACCATCACTTTGCAATTGGCTAAACACGATCGGGGTTTGTGCGAACGCTGAATTGAAATTAACGGTTTCGTAATTTTCTTTTCGGGTACTCCAGTTGGAAATATTTTTTTTACCAACATCGATTTGTACTGTATTGCTGGTTGCTCCGTCAGTGACCGTAATTTGACCAATAACCGTTTGGGCTGCCGTGTTTTCATCTATCGCTAGCGTTAGTGTATTTGACGCTATAGAAGAAAAGCTTTGTACGCCTATGCCTAAGGCAAAAAACAAAGATTGTTTTTTTAGTTTGAACATACTCACTCCTAGTAAGTGCTACTTTCATTACAATTGGTGAATATACTCAGATGGTAAATATTTACCGTTAACCCTCTGCCAAAAACAGTTAAAAATCTGCCATTTTATTAATAGTTTTAAATATTTTAGCACGCATCATTTGCTTGATTGTTTGCAGTGTACTATCAGAAATCACCATCCAAACAGCAATTGACACCATCTAAACACTCCCGGCTTATGCGCCTATGTATGACTGTGATATCTATTTAAGTCCTTCGCTTTATATGGAAAGCGACCATTACACACAAAGGAAAACACGACATGATATCTCAACTTCTTTCACCTATAACCTGGCGTGGTAATACAAAGCTTACAATGCACCGTCTTATCATGACCTGTATGTTCGGTGGTATTTTGACGGCCTGTAATTCAGATAACGACGAAGCTATCGTCGAAGAAACTCCTGTCGTAGAAGCGCCTGCTTTAGGAGCAACAAGTCAAGCCTGTTTGGCATCTGGTAATGAATCACAAGTAACAGATGCAGGTA
Protein-coding sequences here:
- the hscB gene encoding co-chaperone HscB, with the protein product MNYFQLFGLDSGFEVDTLKLSELYQALQKSVHPDRFAHASTQEQAMAVQKSAMINDAYQILKNPLQRAEYLLKIRGTEMPSEQSSFRDTGFLMQQMELRELIAEVKFSDDPESAYSEAEQTLNSQYQQLFDQLTQQLAQDNSESDTLACDNLRKLKFYQKLHLELERLEEQIFED
- the hscA gene encoding Fe-S protein assembly chaperone HscA, encoding MALLQIAEPGQSTVPHEHRLAAGIDLGTTNSLVASVKSGLTETLADANGDDILPSVVSYQAQEILTGKAAEAFAVSDAENTIVSAKRLIGRSLQDIRGKYPSLPYSFSGDENHPDIQTRQGTVNPVQVSSEILKTLSQRAESALGGELTGVVITVPAYFDDAQRQSTKDAAKLAGLNVLRLLNEPTAAAVAYGLDSGQEGVIAVYDLGGGTFDISILRLNKGVFEVLATGGDSALGGDDFDVSLVDHLIAEAGLARPLSASMERQLSQQARFAKEQLSAQDTVEISLSLDDEHSWNTQLSKATFEQLISSLVAKTLRACKRSLKDAGISVDEVHEVVMVGGSTRVPLVRSEVEKYFQRTPLTSIDPDKVVAMGAAIQADVLAGNKPDSDMLLLDVIPLSLGLETMGGLVEKVIPRNTTIPVAKAQEFTTFKDGQTAMAIHVLQGERELVDACRSLARFELRGIPAMTAGAAHIRVTFKVDADGLLHVSAMEKSTGVEASIEVKPSFGLDDSQIANMIKDSMSHAKEDIEARMLKEQQVEAKRVIESVQSALLEDGKLLSDEERQLIDANIKDLHEISQKTDVADIEAAIEKLNQSTATFAERRMDASIRTALAGHSVDEV
- the fdx gene encoding ISC system 2Fe-2S type ferredoxin — protein: MPKIIFLPHEELCPDGAVVEAKTGESVLNVALENDIGIEHACEKVCACTTCHVIIREGFDSLEESDELEDDLLDKAWGLEPESRLGCQAVVADEDLVVEIPKYTINMVSENH
- a CDS encoding LamG-like jellyroll fold domain-containing protein → MFKLKKQSLFFALGIGVQSFSSIASNTLTLAIDENTAAQTVIGQITVTDGATSNTVQIDVGKKNISNWSTRKENYETVNFNSAFAQTPIVFSQLQSDGQYRAHYTLYNDTSTYKWGYQLLTRTRQQNPTTTGFQSIIESSLQINSAIDAIDNVTGGETVGWIAFAEAAQGIWQDRPFEVNQTAEIITENKSTFNFSGPFYQTPTLFTSVATSNDSNQVDVSVTHLSDLKTKLFMDELDDGEHDAEAVSLLMLQGSGTLYDSNGATIGESGIIEYKDNSRSNAATISLLNHYTNPVVFVQPVKTSNEITDAAFRFTDISSGSFSGYLHADSESTLPSLHGTLDLHYYVFEAGSWTIPLENYSYAISSGNDSGAFAIDADNGEISVANSSLLDFESGVHQYVLTVQTTDGQGLVTTTIVTVNIKDITDSLNNDAQTIKGLTANDWTGWAVAPAGDVNGDSYDDIIIGAPQDDTNGGNAGRAYVLFGNNTGVLAELTDAAQGINGFVINGAGAGDKAGFAVNGGVDINGDGLSDLVVGAPYSDGSETETGTAYVVFGKKDTNAVELADIALDSDESGFAIYGKYARDQVGGSIVLGDVNGDGLADIILGEIPRPKTKSGISQNNIKNANESIAYVVYGKRDGTQVQAADIISNDNDAGFVISQSGRTKTDTWQYGTQVLPVGDFNSDGLTDFIVSQSQFNKRNPTYSSDSDGVNKLVYGRIGGSAVDYDTISEDGNGFDIIPETGSYGWRLTSSVYWTNSAPGFTTSAVGDVNGDGIDDIALVAPDDGCCSDWEHPRAYIIFGNSENVDISLSDIAAGNGGFVIHNDASGVTFDAGDRIFGAIGGAGDLNGDGYDDVIIGDQYAETKKGRVYTVYGKNDTSAIYLSDVVNYQGGFYSTGNADNGLGHWISSAGDINGDSIKDILFGTPDADANDLNKSGALYVLLGNGDEITLNGTQGADNITGAQGDNIATGGGDDMITKNGAQVVYSGPGNDTILLGNSDFLRIDGGGGTDTIQLTGSGITLNLATASAKVRSIEVFDIGGTGANILSLNKSVSSNSQVLIKGDSDDLVYSSNQQWMLTGTTQVVDGVTYQLYSVGSAQLWIQTGMAITVNNPPTIEAQTFSISEYSLGGSTLGTLTAVANDVGDSVTFTLVSGNESGKFALDPASGELSISESVARLDYEEASSYTLNVRVTDLYGESDEAVISVKINDLAQLSHILTMDVTADSSIWGENVVSDMLTLSMAETVDIGTTFTQDLGNINIDTSGLSGAIGVGLIDLQLSGTASFSPTLSLSGGWVNADLPLTLEVSYPDEVEAGNTVKLSTNMTLDEEANFVANSPSFNLAATLSMNDVHFKVASSLVDSWNGETTIDEGSYTKDVTAESITVAGVRCKDANDLEQCYTDETNSDIDSLRLVAKIEQDEWINKEIYWGKNWEAWYAGAGFQLMQGSQEKCNEGYFYPAGEDLFYRLNFTTLDTFVSAIADLYQEFSIEFSPMATLTLEDGTEYIFDPRDNLEFTPEHSHDVNGDGIINASLSVDANPVFNNESTLSSKIQLPFKVVEVSYNVQEAICTANQVILYGNQGTIFEKGSFGPFIDTEFNLNLEDLTLGGLISTPLEAQTYTTQLSFDLCNGTGEACGSYVEPPANTAPTAANASIEGTVEVGYTLTGSYTYSDNEDDQENGSSLSWQLADDSAGSNTMTISGENAASYTIVTSDAGKHLRFCVVPNDGIDTGTTACSDWALVEHTAQLDTAIAVGFNQAIRFDGENQYARIPMNAGFDPSQTSFTIETWFKADEIRSENMHLIQQSNSSGTGRTIFGVTTSGKIYCFLGGSSSETISTVIPNTWNHVAVTFDIATSTLSLYLNGKMEAQSTNPMEKSLGDLILGAHKTFKEYFFAGAMDETRLWNIAKTADEIKQGMALGASTSDRNLQFYFNFDDSDTASITDMAGNYNMDLYGSPTSVASTDRSLSFDGNGDYVEVTSNSTIEFDDSFTVEAWVYADANSLNDFRNIVSKKEGTDANLGWLLRFSQNSGIFKPTLFLADGTNTVFATGEVVMSTERWYHIAGVVDRSSQTAMLYVDGELLATESISGLTTYNSPINLRLGTWSVNISNRDYWMGEMDDVRLWKVARSQSEIQQSMYSKVTDNEANLVANYQFNQIDKAQDSTTNGNDGRFYGSVAQSSRGIKVATSVADGNTITGTLPGNTNYSYSLVDEPAKGTVSLTSGSNEFTYTASDGATGTDSFSYQVFDSTGNYSYTERVTITIE